The stretch of DNA CGACGCATCGCCGCAGCGGCCGCTGGTTGCGGATAACGCTCGTGATGATGAGATGATCATTACCAGAAGACAGCAGACCAGCATTGCGCCAATGATCAGTTCGTCACAATTTTTACATAAGATTCTAAATAATTTCACAACATTTTATGCCCAGGGCGCGCGCACGATCTTACTCCCCGTTCGCTTCCGCGTGCCGCCGCAGgaccgcgcgcgccgccaggCTCCACGATCGTCAGTTGACGAAGCTGCTCCTGCAATTCTGCGACGAGATGTGCACGTCCTTGCTCAGCCCGGCGGCGCCGATCTCGCAGCGCACCGCCAGCCTCCGCTGCCCGAACCCGAGCGCGCCGACGTGCCCCTGCACGGTGACCTCCACGTCGAGCTGGAGCGCGAGGTGCTCCCTGGATCCGGCGAGCGCCTTGTCCACGGCCCTGGGCGTGTGGCCGTCGCGCGGCACCCCGCGCAGCAGCATGCTGAAGTCCGTgacgtcctcgccgccgtcggccggcTGCCCCACGCCGCCCCTGGCCAGCGTCCTCCCCTTTTGCAGCAGCACCGCCGAGCCGGCCCGGTACCACAGCGCGGTCATCTTGTTGGGGTTCACCGCCGTGAGGAAGAAGTCGTagtccgcgcgcggcggcggccgcgactcGTTGCGCACGGTGAGCCTGTCGACGGAGAAGCTCGGGACGCCCGGCCGCAGCACGACGAGGgagatggcgacggcggcgcccagcAGCAGAGCGGCCGCGAGAACCGCGCCGAGCGTGCGCGCCACGCACGGGGAGCACGCGGGGCCCTCCTGCTTcttcgccccgccgccgccgccgccgccgccgcgggcgttcCGGTAGCGCTCGGCGAGGTACGCGTTCTCCGGGGGCGGGACGCGGTATATCTGGTCCTTCTGGACGTGCACGACGTACGTGTCGtgcgcgggcgccgcggcggcgacgggctcgAGCGGCGAGCCGAAGGCGGTGGAGaccgcggaggaggccggctcGGGCGACGCCGGCGGGAGGGCCCTCTCCGCCATGTAGGGGGAAGGGACGggaggcggcgaggggcgggcgcgggcgcggggcggGGCGAGGGACCTGATGGAGGGCGTCGCATCAGGGGGTGGGAGCGGTGCCCGCGCGGGCGATTTGGAGGGAaaacagggggggggggggggggggggggggacacgcTTTTTAACGACTCGCCTATTGTTGGCTGTTGGTCGAAGGCCCCCTTCCTCCAATCCTCCAATCCAAGCGCGGCGGTTGCAacggcgtcgcgccgccgccggaccaccCCGCTTGGCTGCGCGCGGATCATTCATGGACTCTGCGCAGTTGCCGTCGTTCCCTTGGGTTCTCTTACTTGCTTCCGGACTTCATTGCTGCCTGACAGAATTTCACGAGGCTTACGAGCTAGTACAAGTTTAACACGCTGATTCTGTGCCATGACACAACACGCTGATGCAAGTCGGCAAGAATACAGACATTTGACGGCAAGTAGTACAACAGTAGTAATTAGGATCATTCCTtccataaaaaaaaactaagatCATTCTTGATTTGGAATCGGTCGATTCTCATGCAAACAGgagaaaacgcaccaaatcctTGAAAAGCAGAGCCTTTGTTCCACACAACTATTCTGCGAAAATCTACCAACCACAGAGGAAACCCCACGGTTATTTGTTTCCAGAAAACTATCTACTATTAAGGCACAAAATTTTATCTCAGTTTGTGCACAAATCCGTAAAAACATAGTTTGATTTCGGCTAATTCAATAGTATTCGGTGTGAGAGAATAAGATAGAATAAGCCGAAAACAAACAAGccaaatataaggacaacggaaATCATTTCAATCAAACTCCATATACTCTCGAGTTTCAGTGCTACAAACTCGCACGTATTGTTCAGTTAGGATAGGATTTGGTTAAATTTTGACGTGCTGACTATGCTTTTACTATGTAAGCATCGTTTTACATTTTGAGATCCTCGTGAGGAATTGTTGGTCAAAGAGCTCACGTAcatggtttcaaaaaaaattcgagGGAGTCTAAAAAAATCAGAGCACTTATTTTTTATTGCTGACTATTGTTTTCAGTTGAAGTCGTAGAAGAAGAAACTGCACAGGAGTTATCCACGGAAAGACAACAAAAAAAACTGCATAGGAGTTTTCCCTGCAAATAAAGATTATGGTGTCACGTGCTAAGTAAAGGGTCGCCGGAGTGAGCATATAAAAAGACCGACGTCGTACCTCTCAAGGCAAATTAAGATAGACCCAAAACTGAAGCAAGAAATACGGGCTCTTAAGGCATGTACAACAGCGCAGACAGCAGCTGTTTTTTTGTTACAAACAGACAGCTGAACAAACAGCTTGTACAATGAGCTGTCTGTAAGGTGATTAATTCATCCTTTGACACACAAACTCATGGTGATCTAGTGTATAATTGATCTTTGTAGCCATTTTGTTGCATACATGAGAAAATGCACAATATATTCAAATAATTTGTATGACTCTTAAAATAAGCATGTATATAATATATACATTTGTTCAGGTGACACTTCAATTCAGTTGGCACAATTCAATTCACAAAGCTCACAAAGCATGTTAAGTTGGCATAATTCAGTTCATACTCACAAAGCTGGCAGTTCACACTCTTCAATTGATACACGTATGAATGAAAATAGTTCACCAGACATGAATGTAAATAGCCACCACACATGAATACATGCAGCCATTTCACAAATAAATTTCTAGCTAACACTTGAAAAGGAAGAGAGTCTAACAAACAGATGACTGCAATAGATGCAAGTTCAGTTGTCTATATATCTTTGCCTGAGTGTTCAGTCTCCAGTCAAAAATGTTCAGTCTCCAGTCGGCAGCAACAGATGAGCCACCAACCCTGAAATGTGCCAATTCAGTTGTCTATCTTTACTCGAGACAGAGCAAAAGCAAAAGCAAGTGGCCAATTCAGTTAACACTAGAATGGCAATGGCCATTTCAGACACTTGAATGCAAAATAAAAATGACAAGAAATAGTTCTCACTTGACAGGATTAAAATGACATGCTCAGTTCATACTTGATAGGAAAGAAAAGACATACACAGTTCATACTTGACAGGCACAAACAGATGATAAAATGACAATATGATATCAATATACATACATTCTGCTAACAGGTTTCAGAAATGATTTAGTGAGTAGTGACAGATTTCTACTTATGTATAGGAAACAATCAGTGACAAGTTGATGTGACAAGCTAAGATAATAATAGTTAAATTGTCCTCCTATAATTGCTGAACCAAAGGCAATTAGAACAAATAGTTGAAAACAATTCAGTAACTTTTGGAGTGTTTTGCAGTAACTGAACATCAATGAAACCAAGATGTGCAGTTCAATAAGTAAGCTGCCTGATCCATTTTTGTAGCTGAACTAACTTTCTGAAGATTAATCTGTGTTAACCTTGTATGCTAAGCATAGATTAATCTTGTGTCTTCTCACTTATACAATGTGGGTGCCAGGGCATCAAAAGTAGAAGCACCAGTTCCTATCACTACACATTGATATGTATGGCTTGATTGGTCCAAAATAAATTTGCAGTAGGACTTTTGCTTATTTTATCAGCCCTGGCACTTGTCATTAAAATCTAGGACACATTTGTTCTAGGCAGTGTTGTAACTGGAATCTATAGGAAACAAACATCAACCGGAAACGCGAACGTAAACTGACTTGTTGTAAAGAAATAGTACAGTCCGAAACCCCAATTTGTTGTAATCCTCCTGACCTGCACACAAGGCCAACGCAATTCAATGATTCACAAAAGAATTAGATGGAAATACTTAGGAGGCCACGCTCACCAGAGGCGTGAACGGGAGGACCACGCGGCAAGGAAGCGGCGTGGCGAGCAGAGGCGGCACTGGCGGGAGAGCTCCGCTGGGAGACCGAACACGGCAAGGAAAACGACGGGATTAGCGGCGGAATGGGTCGAGGAGGGCGAGAGGAGACCGGGGCTGCGAGGAATCAAAGGGAAACTCACCATAGGTGGCGAATCGAAGGTGGCCGGAGTTGGGGAAGAATGGAGATAGCTGCTGCAATGGGGAACGGGAAAAAAATTGGCAGCGCGGCGCCAAAACTGAACCCCCCTCCTCCCGCGCGGGCAACGGatcatggccgccgcctcctccccgcagCGCGCCCTACAACGGGGATCTTCGTCGCCGCTTCGCCTGGGAGCACACGCTCGAGCCGTAGACGGATGAAGCGACGGGTGGGCAGTAACTGCAGctgcttggggggggggggggggggggggggggggttgcaaAAAATTGTTGCATGTCTACGATTCTCGACAGCGCGTTGTACTCAGGTTCGCCAAACCGtaggtaaccggtccggtttggtcaAACCGGTTCAGGTtgggtccggtatgaaaccggttcaaatttaaaatttaaatttgaattcataaaatgaaaaattctcaaaaaaatcctaaaaatacttcaagatgcgtctaatctaatggtgtcaaattttcataaaaattcgttcatttagtatagtttgcggggatttgaagttaaacaaaaaggcgtgcatacaaaaatatataaatacaatgtaaaaatagtacaaaagagagttggagggttcatttagactaaaatatgttatacaaacatttatttagggtgtgtttagttcattttgcaaaattgtgtaaagatgtaaagagggcatttgaagtactaaatgaagtctatttgcaaaactttttgcatagatgggttgtaaatcgcgagacgaatctaatgatgctaattaatccatgtttaatcaataattagcggatagttactgtagcatcactattgcaaatcatggattaagtaggctcattagaatcgtctcgcgatttacagcccatccatgcaaaaagttttgtaaatagacttcatttagtacttcaaattagcaagattccgtttcactttaatgcgtttacggcttttttgcaaaaaactgtaaagatctaaacatggccttagtatactttgcgggcatttgaatttaaacaaaaaaaattgaatttgaccggttaccagtcaaaccggccggtataccggccaaaccggccggtataccggtacgaaccggttgaactgggaagtttgaatttaaatttgaatttgtccggttccgaccggtaactgGCCAAACCGGActggtataccggaaccggaggccggcggttaccggtcaccggtcggattttaaaaccctggTTGTACTGCGAGGAGAGAATCCGGAGAAGCACAAACGGCCAATTCCATCTGTCGGTGTCTTGACCCCGGGAGCCTGGCACAACTAGATGCTGCTGTGTGTCCCTAATctcagatggttgatgcaagaggtaataCGGGGGCGCACGGTTtattctggttccggccgcggggccgtacgtccagcaa from Panicum virgatum strain AP13 chromosome 9K, P.virgatum_v5, whole genome shotgun sequence encodes:
- the LOC120648877 gene encoding NDR1/HIN1-like protein 13 produces the protein MAERALPPASPEPASSAVSTAFGSPLEPVAAAAPAHDTYVVHVQKDQIYRVPPPENAYLAERYRNARGGGGGGGGAKKQEGPACSPCVARTLGAVLAAALLLGAAVAISLVVLRPGVPSFSVDRLTVRNESRPPPRADYDFFLTAVNPNKMTALWYRAGSAVLLQKGRTLARGGVGQPADGGEDVTDFSMLLRGVPRDGHTPRAVDKALAGSREHLALQLDVEVTVQGHVGALGFGQRRLAVRCEIGAAGLSKDVHISSQNCRSSFVN